A section of the Nitrospirota bacterium genome encodes:
- a CDS encoding dienelactone hydrolase family protein produces MKNLYLIAIMTFLTFFLADSSVQAEPDIEGTTVEYSTKGVSMKGYLAYDRGIKGKRPGVLVVHEWWGLNDYAQKRARMLAELGYAAMAIDMYGDGKQAEHPDEAGKFSSELMKNFSTAKDRFISAMEFFKKQPVVDSDKIAAIGYCFGGGIVLNMARQGVDNLRGVASFHGSLVAVTPAKQGDVKAKILVLHGADDKFITGEQIEAFKKEMENAGVDFRFIVYPGALHSFTNPEADAYGKKFNIPVAYDAEADSSSWNELKKFLQQIFDK; encoded by the coding sequence ATGAAAAATCTTTATCTGATAGCAATAATGACGTTTTTGACATTCTTTCTCGCAGACTCTTCTGTGCAGGCTGAGCCGGATATCGAGGGAACAACAGTGGAATATAGCACAAAAGGTGTGTCGATGAAAGGGTATCTTGCATATGACAGGGGTATCAAAGGCAAGAGACCAGGGGTGCTGGTTGTGCATGAATGGTGGGGATTGAACGACTATGCACAGAAGCGTGCCCGTATGCTGGCAGAACTGGGATATGCAGCAATGGCGATCGATATGTATGGAGACGGAAAACAAGCAGAGCATCCTGATGAAGCGGGAAAGTTTTCATCAGAACTGATGAAGAACTTCAGTACCGCAAAAGATCGTTTTATTTCCGCTATGGAGTTTTTCAAAAAACAGCCTGTGGTAGATTCCGATAAGATCGCAGCGATAGGATATTGCTTTGGCGGAGGAATTGTACTCAATATGGCACGTCAAGGGGTGGACAACCTGAGAGGAGTCGCAAGCTTCCATGGGAGTCTTGTTGCAGTAACACCTGCGAAGCAGGGAGATGTTAAGGCCAAAATTCTTGTTCTTCATGGTGCCGATGACAAATTCATCACAGGGGAGCAGATTGAGGCTTTCAAAAAGGAAATGGAAAATGCCGGAGTTGATTTTCGCTTTATTGTATATCCTGGGGCACTCCATAGTTTCACCAATCCGGAAGCTGATGCATATGGAAAGAAATTCAACATTCCGGTTGCCTACGATGCAGAGGCAGACAGCAGTTCCTGGAATGAACTCAAGAAATTTCTTCAACAAATATTCGACAAATAG
- a CDS encoding nitroreductase family protein encodes MERNGIEIDKDLCNGCGLCIDVCPTGTLSLRDEKATTSGRDSIFCGHCEAVCPVQAIRVRETDPEMSKYQTFTAETRWLPPGEYNTPLLVQLMASRRSCRRFTDRPVAREILEDLVKIGITAPSGTNSQAWTFTILPHRKAVQACAERVASFFEKLNATAENTLLRNFLRVIGKGELDAYYRGYYRKVKETLEEWHGSGKDRLFHGSPAAILVGSKPGASCPVEDALLVTQNILLAAHSMGLGTCLIGYAVAAMKRDPSIQRSIGIPAEEEIHAVIALGYSDEVYQRIASRKKVTPRYFEG; translated from the coding sequence ATGGAACGAAATGGAATAGAGATCGACAAAGATCTTTGCAACGGCTGCGGCCTGTGCATCGACGTGTGCCCGACAGGCACGCTTTCGCTCAGAGATGAAAAAGCGACTACTTCGGGAAGGGATTCGATCTTTTGCGGACATTGCGAAGCAGTATGTCCCGTGCAGGCGATCCGCGTGCGCGAGACCGACCCTGAGATGTCAAAGTATCAGACATTCACTGCAGAAACGCGGTGGCTCCCGCCCGGGGAGTACAATACACCACTATTAGTGCAGCTTATGGCCTCGCGCCGCTCCTGCCGTCGCTTCACTGACCGGCCCGTGGCAAGAGAAATACTTGAAGACCTTGTAAAGATCGGGATCACCGCGCCTTCAGGAACGAACAGCCAGGCATGGACCTTTACCATACTGCCTCACCGGAAGGCGGTGCAGGCATGTGCAGAGCGTGTCGCCTCCTTTTTCGAGAAACTGAACGCCACAGCGGAGAATACCCTGCTCCGCAACTTCCTCAGGGTGATAGGCAAAGGAGAACTCGATGCATATTACCGGGGATATTACCGCAAGGTGAAGGAGACGCTTGAAGAATGGCACGGATCGGGCAAGGACCGGCTGTTTCACGGAAGCCCGGCTGCGATTCTCGTAGGCTCGAAACCGGGCGCAAGCTGTCCGGTAGAGGACGCGCTGCTTGTGACACAAAATATCCTGCTCGCGGCCCACAGCATGGGGCTCGGTACCTGCCTCATCGGATACGCTGTTGCTGCGATGAAAAGAGACCCTTCGATCCAGCGCTCCATCGGAATCCCTGCGGAAGAGGAGATTCACGCAGTCATCGCCCTCGGGTATTCAGACGAGGTGTATCAGCGCATAGCCAGCCGCAAGAAAGTGACACCGCGATATTTCGAGGGATAG
- a CDS encoding NAD(P)H-dependent oxidoreductase, with the protein MKISVILAHPHKRSFNHAIATTAVELLTQSGHEIFFHDLYEEKFDPVLPTDEIPRDVPLPSEIERHCREIAEAEGVVIIHPNWWGQPPAILKGWIDRVMRPGVAYEFIGDDKGEGVPCGLLKIKTAVVFNTSNTATEREKTVFGDPLEVLWKNCIFGLCGVKSFYRRMFNIVVISSEEQRKGWLQEVRDTLGQHFPS; encoded by the coding sequence ATGAAAATATCAGTGATCCTTGCCCACCCTCACAAGAGAAGCTTTAACCATGCCATAGCAACAACTGCCGTGGAACTGCTCACGCAGAGCGGACATGAAATCTTTTTCCATGATTTATATGAAGAGAAATTTGATCCGGTATTACCAACAGACGAAATACCGAGAGATGTTCCTTTGCCGTCTGAAATAGAGAGACACTGCAGGGAAATTGCAGAAGCCGAGGGAGTCGTGATTATTCATCCGAACTGGTGGGGACAGCCGCCCGCAATTCTCAAAGGGTGGATAGACAGGGTTATGCGTCCTGGAGTCGCATATGAATTTATCGGAGACGACAAAGGAGAGGGAGTCCCCTGCGGGTTATTGAAAATAAAAACAGCTGTTGTATTTAATACTTCCAATACAGCAACAGAAAGAGAGAAGACAGTATTCGGGGATCCGTTGGAAGTTCTATGGAAAAACTGTATTTTCGGCCTGTGTGGAGTCAAGAGCTTTTATCGCAGAATGTTTAATATTGTCGTTATCAGCTCTGAAGAACAAAGGAAAGGGTGGTTGCAGGAAGTCAGAGACACACTTGGTCAGCATTTCCCCTCCTGA
- a CDS encoding DUF4388 domain-containing protein, with product MGFYNDRRLFRRYRQTTDFYVIIDANYYKAATVDFSLSGLCIFIEGTPPLRPNSFIDLKIEGLDIDIRGRVIWVQQTDQNLLVGIEKMAIAGLLRICPLSHILLDLQRSNVTGVLEMEKRPVLKRIYIKHGVMVFAASNQHEDRFGELLLKRGRITSDQLHQAAVLLSSSGKRLGTILVELGYLKPDELVRALKYQVEEIILSLFRWQEGTVRFLAGPLPDEIITFRLSAANLIFQGIKRITQPEYFRNICPPPDTILYFSNDPLNLFQDVSLSEEDRYVLSLLDARLTLKEIIDLSSLEKSRTIKIISALFSISMIEKKGEKILADRTIVKTISEPQKAVDSAFLENVSDLCRKFPSMDYYSILGISSGASLKQIRKAYYAMVKEFHPDRHISASSGMLKSRLNEILSHVINAYRTLSDSELRAHYDDTLKVRRPPEAPDVTKKAVTARERFIQGKEALKNGLYEDAAEFLGQAVYLDSSMAEYHSCLAIAYRKLKRLRDAQKEMQKALEIDQTVADYYAEIGEIYLELGLPLRARASFEKALKTDPSHKRAADRLKMLDTGKHG from the coding sequence GTGGGATTCTATAATGACAGACGGCTTTTCAGACGGTACCGGCAGACGACGGATTTCTATGTAATCATCGATGCCAATTACTACAAGGCAGCCACTGTCGATTTCTCTCTCAGCGGCCTCTGCATTTTTATCGAAGGAACTCCTCCCCTGCGCCCCAATTCCTTCATTGATCTGAAAATCGAGGGACTGGATATCGATATACGGGGCAGGGTGATATGGGTTCAGCAGACAGACCAGAACCTTCTCGTCGGCATCGAAAAGATGGCGATCGCCGGTCTTCTCAGGATATGCCCCCTTTCGCATATCCTTCTCGATCTGCAGAGAAGCAATGTGACCGGTGTTCTCGAGATGGAAAAGCGCCCTGTCCTGAAACGCATTTACATAAAACACGGGGTGATGGTATTCGCTGCCTCGAATCAGCATGAGGACCGCTTTGGTGAACTGCTTCTGAAGAGGGGAAGGATAACCTCTGATCAGCTTCACCAGGCAGCAGTCCTGCTTTCTTCATCCGGGAAGCGCCTCGGAACAATTCTCGTTGAACTCGGCTACCTGAAACCCGACGAGCTCGTAAGGGCACTGAAGTATCAGGTCGAGGAGATCATCCTGAGTCTTTTCAGATGGCAGGAAGGGACAGTACGGTTCCTTGCGGGACCGTTGCCGGATGAGATTATCACATTCAGGCTGAGCGCGGCCAATCTCATTTTTCAGGGGATCAAAAGAATAACCCAGCCGGAATATTTCAGGAATATCTGCCCTCCGCCTGACACCATTCTGTACTTCTCGAACGACCCCCTGAACCTTTTCCAGGACGTCAGTCTTTCAGAAGAGGACAGATATGTGCTCTCCCTGCTGGATGCAAGGCTGACCCTAAAGGAAATCATTGATCTCTCTTCGCTGGAAAAGTCCAGGACAATAAAGATCATCAGTGCATTGTTCAGTATCAGCATGATAGAGAAGAAAGGGGAAAAAATACTTGCCGACAGGACTATTGTAAAAACAATAAGTGAACCGCAAAAAGCGGTTGACTCTGCCTTTCTGGAAAATGTCAGCGATCTGTGCAGAAAATTTCCCTCAATGGATTACTACAGCATCCTCGGGATCAGTAGCGGGGCATCACTCAAGCAGATACGGAAGGCCTACTATGCGATGGTAAAGGAATTTCATCCCGACAGGCATATCAGTGCAAGTTCCGGGATGCTGAAAAGCAGATTGAATGAAATATTATCCCATGTCATTAACGCGTACAGGACTCTGTCGGATTCAGAGCTGAGGGCGCACTATGATGATACGCTGAAGGTCCGCCGGCCTCCCGAGGCTCCGGACGTGACAAAGAAAGCCGTTACCGCGCGTGAACGTTTCATCCAGGGCAAAGAGGCATTGAAAAATGGCCTGTATGAGGATGCGGCAGAATTTCTGGGACAGGCCGTATATCTTGACAGTTCTATGGCAGAGTATCATAGCTGCCTCGCGATCGCATACCGAAAGCTGAAGAGACTGCGTGATGCGCAGAAAGAGATGCAGAAGGCTCTTGAAATCGATCAGACCGTCGCAGACTATTATGCAGAGATCGGGGAAATTTACCTCGAACTCGGGCTGCCCTTAAGGGCAAGGGCATCTTTTGAGAAGGCGCTGAAGACAGATCCGTCGCACAAAAGGGCGGCTGACAGGCTCAAGATGCTGGATACCGGGAAACATGGATGA
- a CDS encoding EAL domain-containing protein produces MMDKKIDRTKSNDTFIKRLAMRIAGFRSFRGQKTDNDDSQQDRLTVKRDIETKVGIGFGLGLLVLVMISIASQVFISDFSASADLRKQTYEVIADIVEVNSLLNDIQSDQRGYVITGQEELLAHYHSKIATIHWRIKTVRESTSREPEQQKSIAALELLIAQMTEHNGQVIEIRRKQGRVAAQTLVMTGKGEQLMTNIDKVIDEFVTEETRLLNQHDETLRLLGRATSFIVMSGLLLAVIIVVVSVVIIRNEIAERNRAEVERKRLFSFSIDMFCIAGFDGFFKQLNPAWEKTLGWTQKELMSKPYLEFIHPEDRELAIDMANRLKKGKSVVTFETRYQCKDGSYKWVSWNCYPLVEEQLIFSVARDITEQKQMSAELKKSHDDLEVEVQVRTSELAKRIKDLHILNRALKTAGECNQILVHATEENELLNGMCKVLVETGGYCLAWIGYAGVDEAESVNPVAHAGYDEGYLAALNTSRADDERGKNPAGTAIRTGKPVIISNMLSDEHHAFLRKEAIKRGYASCISLPLIADARVFGTLNIYASHPYAFDEQEVNLLIQFSKEISYGIMALHARDERRCAVEELKQEKHFTENALNNLKDLFFVFDLEGKLLRWNKAANTVLGLSDEEVSSMKVPDFFSEEDAKRLTEAIETIYKEGEGFVEAALITKDGRHMPYDFRGSVLKDHKGKTIGISGVGRDVTDRKHSEETIKKLSHRNELILNSAGEGILGLDKNGYHTFVNPAAARMLGYAPHELIGKDTHSIWHSQQVDGNTYPEEDCPIHASLHDGAVQTVNHELFLKKDGTLFPVEYTSTPIEENDKITGTVVTFRDITERKQMEGQLEYLAYYDSLTGLPNRNLFIERVNQAIVRTKDTSKNVAVSVVNIERFKLISGSYGHAFGDDILKAVGERLSHSIQTGNIAARLGNDEFGIALINIGHVDDIILILEKIIKDITQNITVKNEKIRLSFNTGISFYPSDGNNAAELLKSAGLALSTAKKNGRKSFQFYTEDMDLRAAEIISLEKELAIAHEKKEFILHYQPYWDITTNRIIGMEALIRWQKKDKGLVPPEKVIPVLEETGMILEVGEWSLKEAIRQVKEWQDKMYPVVPVSVNISPIQFRQKNLAERVKKIMGESGFYPSLLTLEITESAFMQNVEITSLVIKELKDIGVSVSIDDFGTGYSSLAYLKRFPIDNLKIDITFIKEMVNDPDSASIVMAIINMAHALNLKIIAEGVETKEQWKFLRLLKCDMGQGYYFSKPLPAEEVERLFNALAPDKQTGMHTEERYERSKNRGLR; encoded by the coding sequence ATGATGGACAAAAAAATTGATCGGACAAAAAGCAATGACACGTTTATCAAACGTTTGGCGATGCGTATCGCTGGATTCAGGTCATTTAGGGGGCAGAAAACTGATAACGACGATTCTCAACAAGACAGATTGACAGTGAAACGCGACATAGAAACCAAGGTGGGTATCGGCTTTGGGCTGGGATTGCTCGTTCTTGTTATGATCAGTATTGCCTCTCAAGTATTTATATCTGATTTTTCTGCCTCTGCCGATTTGCGCAAGCAAACCTATGAAGTTATTGCCGATATTGTCGAAGTGAATTCCCTTCTTAACGATATTCAGTCCGATCAGCGAGGTTACGTCATTACCGGGCAGGAAGAACTCTTAGCCCATTACCATTCCAAGATTGCGACAATTCATTGGAGGATAAAAACTGTCAGGGAATCAACCTCAAGAGAGCCTGAACAGCAGAAGAGTATCGCAGCACTCGAACTCCTCATTGCGCAAATGACCGAACATAATGGACAAGTTATTGAAATCCGGAGGAAACAGGGGCGAGTTGCTGCCCAAACCCTGGTTATGACTGGAAAAGGTGAGCAGTTGATGACAAATATCGACAAGGTAATTGATGAGTTTGTAACTGAAGAGACCAGGCTCCTTAACCAGCATGATGAAACATTGAGATTGCTGGGTCGTGCAACATCTTTTATTGTGATGTCAGGGTTGCTTCTGGCGGTTATTATCGTGGTCGTCTCTGTTGTAATCATCCGGAATGAGATTGCCGAGCGCAATCGTGCAGAGGTGGAACGCAAACGCCTGTTCAGCTTCTCAATCGACATGTTTTGCATTGCCGGTTTCGACGGATTCTTCAAGCAGTTAAACCCGGCCTGGGAAAAAACCCTTGGCTGGACACAAAAAGAACTGATGTCTAAACCGTATCTTGAATTCATTCATCCTGAAGACAGGGAATTGGCAATCGATATGGCAAACAGACTCAAGAAAGGCAAATCGGTGGTTACATTTGAAACCCGCTATCAATGCAAGGATGGTTCTTATAAATGGGTTTCATGGAACTGCTATCCGCTGGTTGAAGAGCAGCTGATTTTTTCCGTAGCGCGGGATATCACAGAGCAAAAGCAGATGTCGGCAGAACTTAAGAAATCGCATGACGATCTTGAAGTCGAAGTTCAGGTACGAACCTCTGAGCTTGCAAAAAGAATTAAGGATTTGCACATTTTAAACCGGGCACTCAAGACCGCCGGTGAATGCAATCAGATATTAGTGCATGCTACCGAAGAGAACGAGCTGCTGAACGGCATGTGCAAGGTTCTCGTTGAGACCGGAGGTTATTGCCTGGCATGGATAGGCTATGCCGGGGTAGATGAGGCAGAGAGTGTCAATCCTGTCGCCCATGCAGGATATGACGAAGGATATCTTGCGGCCCTGAATACTTCCCGGGCCGACGATGAAAGAGGAAAAAATCCCGCAGGTACAGCAATCAGAACGGGCAAACCAGTCATTATCAGCAATATGCTATCAGATGAACACCATGCCTTCCTGCGCAAAGAGGCGATCAAGCGCGGTTATGCGTCATGCATTTCACTTCCTCTCATTGCGGACGCAAGAGTCTTTGGCACTTTAAATATTTATGCTTCTCATCCCTATGCATTTGACGAACAGGAGGTCAATTTGCTTATTCAATTTTCAAAGGAAATTTCATATGGCATCATGGCATTGCATGCAAGAGACGAGCGCCGGTGTGCGGTGGAGGAGCTGAAACAAGAAAAGCATTTTACTGAAAACGCATTGAATAATCTGAAGGATTTATTCTTTGTTTTTGATCTGGAAGGTAAGTTGCTCAGGTGGAACAAGGCAGCGAATACAGTATTAGGGTTAAGCGATGAAGAAGTATCTTCGATGAAAGTGCCTGATTTCTTTTCTGAAGAAGATGCCAAAAGATTGACTGAAGCAATTGAGACAATATATAAGGAGGGTGAGGGATTTGTTGAGGCAGCACTTATCACTAAAGACGGGAGACATATGCCATATGATTTTAGGGGATCAGTGCTGAAAGACCACAAGGGAAAAACCATTGGCATTAGTGGGGTAGGCAGAGATGTCACTGACCGAAAGCATTCGGAGGAGACTATAAAAAAGCTGAGCCACAGGAATGAGCTTATTCTGAACTCGGCGGGAGAAGGCATCTTAGGACTCGATAAAAATGGATACCACACATTCGTTAACCCGGCTGCGGCAAGAATGCTCGGATATGCACCACATGAACTCATAGGCAAGGACACTCACAGTATCTGGCACTCTCAACAGGTTGATGGAAATACTTATCCTGAAGAAGACTGCCCGATACATGCGTCTCTTCATGATGGCGCAGTCCAAACTGTCAATCATGAACTGTTTTTGAAAAAAGATGGCACACTTTTCCCGGTCGAATATACCAGTACCCCTATAGAAGAAAATGACAAGATTACCGGAACAGTCGTTACTTTCAGAGATATCACAGAGAGGAAACAAATGGAGGGGCAGCTTGAGTATCTCGCGTATTATGACTCTTTAACAGGGCTCCCCAATAGAAATCTGTTCATTGAGAGGGTTAACCAGGCCATTGTTCGAACAAAGGACACCTCAAAGAATGTTGCGGTCTCAGTTGTTAATATTGAGCGATTTAAACTTATCAGTGGCTCATACGGACATGCGTTTGGCGATGATATTTTAAAAGCAGTCGGGGAGAGACTATCACATAGTATCCAAACAGGAAATATCGCAGCAAGGCTGGGTAACGATGAATTCGGCATAGCACTTATTAATATAGGTCACGTTGATGATATTATTTTAATTTTAGAAAAGATTATAAAGGATATAACACAGAATATAACGGTAAAAAATGAGAAAATAAGACTGTCATTCAATACCGGTATTTCTTTTTATCCTTCAGACGGAAACAATGCCGCTGAACTTCTGAAATCAGCCGGATTGGCACTATCAACTGCAAAGAAGAACGGGAGGAAATCGTTCCAGTTTTATACTGAAGATATGGATTTGAGGGCAGCAGAAATAATATCGCTGGAAAAGGAACTTGCAATAGCCCATGAGAAAAAGGAATTTATTCTCCATTATCAACCGTACTGGGATATAACTACAAATAGAATAATAGGGATGGAAGCCCTTATCAGGTGGCAAAAAAAGGACAAGGGGTTAGTGCCTCCGGAGAAGGTTATTCCCGTGTTGGAAGAAACAGGGATGATTCTTGAGGTTGGGGAGTGGAGTTTGAAAGAAGCGATAAGGCAGGTGAAGGAATGGCAGGATAAAATGTATCCTGTAGTACCAGTCTCGGTGAATATCTCACCAATACAATTCAGGCAAAAGAATCTGGCTGAGAGGGTGAAGAAGATAATGGGAGAAAGTGGATTTTATCCTTCGCTCCTTACCCTGGAAATAACAGAAAGCGCCTTTATGCAGAATGTGGAAATTACCAGCCTGGTTATCAAGGAACTTAAGGATATAGGAGTTTCAGTCTCTATTGATGACTTTGGGACCGGGTACTCGTCATTGGCATATCTGAAGAGATTCCCAATCGACAATCTGAAAATAGATATAACATTTATCAAAGAAATGGTGAATGATCCTGATTCTGCATCAATCGTAATGGCTATCATCAATATGGCACATGCGCTTAATTTGAAAATAATTGCGGAGGGGGTGGAGACTAAGGAACAGTGGAAGTTCCTGCGCCTTTTGAAATGTGATATGGGACAGGGGTATTACTTCAGTAAACCATTACCCGCAGAAGAAGTTGAAAGACTGTTTAATGCACTTGCACCAGATAAGCAGACTGGCATGCATACTGAAGAACGGTACGAACGCAGTAAAAATAGAGGGCTTAGATAA
- a CDS encoding glycosyltransferase family 2 protein, which yields MKIDVNWRRLFGLKPKILAGPPCRQYTITVVIPAYNEERNISDTIDSIRSQSVYIDEIIVVDDCSTDRTGEIALEKGVRVVRTHQNQGTKAMAQNYVINDIHTDLMVSIDADTILHKKAIENTLPYFNDPLTAAVCGFVIPQRIETLWERGRFIEYILGLTIFKSAQNSAGTILVCSGCFAVFSTKHIQKMGGFQPRTMGEDMDLTWDFLLNGFRIYYAPNALCYPLDPPTFAIFKKQVNRWYRSFFQNISVHSFRKNKKLGTFVYGYLLDSFFSPLLALSIYLVTSDMLYTLGGFLMIEIFLVAIVCLITGFRIRMVGKVISSLWAYFIIKPVNYYMFLKAMWKEWIAKERLMVWEKGH from the coding sequence TTGAAAATCGATGTGAACTGGCGCAGACTGTTTGGATTGAAACCGAAAATACTTGCAGGGCCGCCCTGCAGGCAATACACGATAACCGTCGTTATCCCCGCATACAATGAGGAGAGAAATATCTCTGACACGATTGACAGTATCAGAAGTCAGTCAGTTTATATCGATGAAATTATTGTAGTTGACGATTGTTCTACAGACAGAACAGGAGAAATAGCCTTAGAAAAAGGGGTGAGGGTGGTCAGGACTCATCAGAATCAGGGAACAAAGGCTATGGCTCAGAACTATGTAATTAATGATATTCACACAGATTTGATGGTTTCAATAGATGCGGACACCATACTCCACAAAAAAGCAATAGAGAACACCCTGCCCTATTTCAATGATCCTCTTACGGCAGCAGTGTGCGGGTTTGTCATACCCCAGAGGATTGAAACTCTGTGGGAAAGGGGAAGATTCATAGAATATATCTTGGGCCTGACAATCTTCAAATCTGCCCAGAACAGTGCGGGCACAATTCTTGTTTGCTCCGGGTGCTTTGCGGTTTTCAGCACCAAGCATATTCAGAAAATGGGCGGGTTTCAGCCAAGAACGATGGGCGAAGATATGGATCTTACATGGGATTTTCTTTTGAACGGTTTTCGCATCTATTATGCCCCGAATGCCCTTTGTTATCCGTTAGACCCACCGACATTTGCAATATTCAAAAAACAGGTGAATAGATGGTATCGAAGTTTCTTCCAGAATATAAGCGTTCACAGCTTCAGAAAGAACAAGAAATTAGGCACATTCGTTTACGGATATCTGCTTGACAGCTTTTTCTCACCCCTTCTTGCCCTCAGTATCTATTTGGTAACTTCAGATATGCTCTATACCCTTGGTGGATTCTTGATGATTGAAATATTTCTGGTAGCCATTGTGTGTCTTATCACGGGATTTAGAATCAGGATGGTTGGAAAAGTCATTTCGTCTTTGTGGGCTTATTTCATCATTAAGCCTGTCAACTACTATATGTTTTTGAAAGCCATGTGGAAAGAGTGGATCGCAAAAGAAAGGTTGATGGTTTGGGAGAAGGGTCATTAG